The following are encoded together in the Nocardioides okcheonensis genome:
- a CDS encoding alanine racemase: MSLTLTVDGARWRAHLLATATRSPGLVPVAKGNGYGLSLGRLARRAQWLADHVAETGAPLDLLAVGTYDELGEVTPRYDGDVLVMTPWRPFGAALDLDDRTAARVVHTVSRPDDLAALRERHPSARFVLEQLTSMRRHGMTRRELEAAAQALGTARSGLRGVALHLPLGTTSHLGEVSRLVNDVVASGLPTRTVYVSHLTHAEMGTLSSRYPDFTIRPRIGTDLWLGDRGALRVTATVLDVHPVERGDVFGYRGRSAPKSGHIVVVSGGTAHGIGLEAPTGDQSLRARAATLARGGMDAAGFVRSPFSIDGKQRLFAEPPHMQASMLFLPSGARTPRIGEQVDVRVRFTATDVDRVVVD; encoded by the coding sequence GTGAGCCTCACCCTGACCGTCGACGGCGCGCGCTGGCGCGCCCACCTCCTCGCCACCGCCACCCGGAGCCCCGGCCTGGTCCCGGTGGCCAAGGGCAACGGCTACGGCCTGTCGCTCGGGCGCCTCGCCCGCCGGGCCCAGTGGCTGGCCGACCACGTCGCCGAGACCGGCGCCCCCCTCGACCTGCTCGCGGTCGGCACCTACGACGAGCTCGGCGAGGTGACCCCGCGCTACGACGGCGACGTCCTGGTGATGACCCCGTGGCGGCCCTTCGGCGCCGCCCTCGACCTCGACGACCGCACGGCCGCCCGGGTGGTGCACACGGTCAGCCGGCCCGACGACCTCGCCGCGCTGCGCGAGCGGCACCCGTCCGCCCGGTTCGTCCTCGAGCAGCTCACCTCGATGCGGCGCCACGGCATGACCCGGCGCGAGCTCGAGGCGGCGGCCCAGGCGCTCGGGACCGCGCGCAGCGGCCTGCGCGGCGTCGCGCTCCACCTGCCGCTGGGCACCACCTCCCACCTCGGCGAGGTGAGCCGGCTGGTCAACGACGTGGTGGCCTCCGGGCTGCCCACCCGCACGGTCTACGTCTCGCACCTCACGCACGCCGAGATGGGCACGCTCTCCAGCCGCTACCCGGACTTCACGATCCGCCCGCGGATCGGGACCGACCTCTGGCTCGGCGACCGCGGCGCGCTGCGGGTCACCGCCACGGTGCTCGACGTGCACCCGGTCGAGCGGGGCGACGTGTTCGGCTACCGCGGCCGCAGCGCCCCCAAGAGCGGGCACATCGTCGTGGTCAGCGGCGGCACCGCCCACGGCATCGGGCTCGAGGCACCCACCGGTGACCAGTCGCTGCGGGCGCGGGCCGCCACGCTGGCCCGCGGCGGCATGGACGCCGCCGGCTTCGTCCGCTCGCCGTTCTCCATCGACGGCAAGCAGCGGCTGTTCGCCGAGCCGCCGCACATGCAGGCGTCGATGCTGTTCCTGCCCTCAGGCGCGCGCACGCCCCGCATCGGTGAGCAGGTCGACGTCCGGGTGCGGTTCACCGCCACCGACGTCGACCGCGTCGTCGTCGACTGA
- a CDS encoding transglycosylase domain-containing protein translates to MTAKKRRAIGPAQKRRPKPRRTPRQRLAKVAKIVAILGVVGALVLAGVVVVLYQAISIPTPNSAFQAQTTFVYYQDGKQELGTYYEDQNRESIPLAEMPDTIQDAVVAAENQTFWTDKGIDPKGILRALFSNARGNARQGASTITQQYVKILYLTSEQSYKRKIKEAIVSLKIQQQLSKKEVLEGYLNTIYFGRGAYGIQAASEAYFDHPASELNLRESAVLATVLNNPQQYDPANGKEAKEDLKGRYEYVLDSMEKMGTITADQRDTALKRLPKFPKIAAQSQFGGQKGHMLALVKKELLARGIASEEEIDGGGLRITTTFDPQVMSEIQASVDEQRPDAGMPGEAGNADLHIGAATVDTRTGALLGFYGGQDYLDSQINWAVAGGMAGSTMKAATDVAAIRDGFSLNDTFEGNSPIDIAGTEFENQGDEDYGSAVSMITATENSVNTAFVDMVDSMDDGPQKVIQAAEDLGIPGNDGASWGIPRASSDLQDNVGVTLGTAQVSPINMANAYATLANGGSRNEVHVVQKVVNKEGETIYEAQPRSKRTVDEDITSDVTYALEQVVQSGSGSEALALGRPAAGKTGTATNDDGGVSSSWFVGFTPQVSTAVMYVRGKGRESLDELRPDGADLWLPTSSDGRSGYFGGNYPAKTWTSIMGKVMEGMEVEDFPEPAYVDGDAPEDGHEYVPPPPPPPKPSPTKKPTGGVTITPTETPSPTETPSPTETPTTPVPTTPVPTTPVPTTPVPTTPVPTTPVPTTPTETPPPTTTPRQAARPGADVRP, encoded by the coding sequence GTGACTGCGAAGAAGAGGAGGGCCATCGGTCCGGCACAGAAGCGTCGACCGAAGCCCCGCCGCACTCCGCGCCAGCGCCTCGCCAAGGTCGCGAAGATCGTCGCGATCCTCGGCGTCGTCGGCGCCCTCGTGCTCGCGGGTGTCGTGGTGGTGCTCTACCAGGCCATCTCGATCCCGACGCCGAACTCCGCGTTCCAGGCGCAGACGACCTTCGTCTACTACCAGGACGGCAAGCAGGAGCTCGGGACGTACTACGAGGACCAGAACCGCGAGTCGATCCCGCTCGCGGAGATGCCGGACACGATCCAGGACGCGGTGGTCGCGGCCGAGAACCAGACCTTCTGGACCGACAAGGGCATCGACCCCAAGGGCATCCTGCGCGCGCTGTTCTCCAACGCGCGCGGCAACGCCCGCCAGGGCGCGTCGACGATCACCCAGCAGTACGTGAAGATCCTCTACCTGACCAGCGAGCAGAGCTACAAGCGCAAGATCAAGGAAGCGATCGTCTCGCTCAAGATCCAGCAGCAGCTCAGCAAGAAGGAAGTCCTCGAGGGCTACCTCAACACCATCTACTTCGGCCGCGGCGCCTACGGCATCCAGGCCGCCTCCGAGGCCTACTTCGACCACCCGGCCTCCGAGCTCAACCTGCGCGAGTCCGCGGTGCTGGCGACGGTGCTCAACAACCCCCAGCAGTACGACCCGGCGAACGGCAAGGAGGCCAAGGAGGACCTCAAGGGGCGCTACGAGTACGTCCTGGACTCCATGGAGAAGATGGGCACCATCACCGCCGACCAGCGCGACACCGCGCTCAAGCGGCTGCCCAAGTTCCCCAAGATCGCGGCGCAGAGCCAGTTCGGCGGCCAGAAGGGCCACATGCTGGCGCTGGTCAAGAAGGAGCTGCTCGCGCGCGGCATCGCCTCGGAGGAGGAGATCGACGGCGGCGGCCTGCGGATCACCACGACGTTCGACCCCCAGGTGATGAGCGAGATCCAGGCGTCGGTCGACGAGCAGCGCCCCGACGCCGGCATGCCCGGTGAGGCCGGCAACGCCGACCTGCACATCGGCGCCGCCACCGTCGACACCCGGACCGGCGCCCTGCTCGGCTTCTACGGCGGCCAGGACTACCTCGACTCGCAGATCAACTGGGCCGTCGCCGGCGGCATGGCCGGCTCGACGATGAAGGCCGCGACCGACGTCGCCGCGATCCGCGACGGCTTCTCGCTCAACGACACCTTCGAGGGCAACAGCCCCATCGACATCGCCGGCACCGAGTTCGAGAACCAGGGCGACGAGGACTACGGCTCGGCCGTCTCGATGATCACCGCCACCGAGAACTCGGTGAACACCGCCTTCGTCGACATGGTCGACTCGATGGACGACGGCCCGCAGAAGGTCATCCAGGCCGCCGAGGACCTCGGCATCCCGGGCAACGACGGCGCGTCGTGGGGCATCCCGCGCGCCTCGAGCGACCTGCAGGACAACGTCGGCGTCACGCTCGGCACCGCGCAGGTCAGCCCGATCAACATGGCCAACGCCTACGCCACCCTCGCCAACGGCGGCAGCCGCAACGAGGTCCACGTCGTGCAGAAGGTCGTCAACAAGGAGGGCGAGACGATCTACGAGGCCCAGCCGCGCAGCAAGCGGACGGTCGACGAGGACATCACCTCCGACGTGACCTACGCCCTCGAGCAGGTCGTCCAGTCGGGCTCCGGCTCCGAGGCGCTCGCGCTCGGCCGCCCGGCCGCCGGCAAGACCGGCACCGCCACCAACGACGACGGCGGCGTGTCGTCCTCGTGGTTCGTCGGCTTCACCCCGCAGGTCTCGACCGCGGTGATGTACGTCCGCGGCAAGGGCCGCGAGTCGCTCGACGAGCTGCGCCCGGACGGCGCCGACCTGTGGCTGCCGACGAGCTCCGACGGCCGCTCGGGCTACTTCGGCGGCAACTACCCCGCCAAGACCTGGACCTCGATCATGGGCAAGGTCATGGAGGGCATGGAGGTCGAGGACTTCCCGGAGCCGGCCTACGTCGACGGCGACGCGCCCGAGGACGGCCACGAGTACGTCCCGCCGCCCCCGCCGCCGCCGAAGCCCTCGCCGACGAAGAAGCCGACCGGCGGCGTGACGATCACGCCGACCGAGACGCCGAGCCCGACGGAGACGCCCAGCCCGACGGAGACGCCGACCACGCCGGTCCCGACGACGCCGGTCCCGACGACGCCCGTGCCGACCACGCCCGTGCCGACCACGCCGGTCCCGACCACGCCGGTCCCGACCACGCCGACCGAGACCCCGCCGCCGACGACGACGCCGCGGCAGGCCGCGCGGCCGGGTGCCGACGTCCGACCCTGA
- a CDS encoding lipid II:glycine glycyltransferase FemX → MTTRLTLRPISAQEHRDFIAGQSSASFLQTPAWASVKAEWRSESVGWHDGDTLVGVGLVLYRQLPKVKRYLAYLPEGPVIDWADDDLAAWLAPLVSHLKANGAFAVRMGPPVVTRRWSAEQVKAGIADPAVRRLGDVPPLERCQQGARVVAQLHELGWQQQGTEGGFAAGQPQFNFQVPLVGDDGAPRTEADVLAGMNQLWRRNIKKADKSGVEVRRGGPEDLEAFHALYAHTAERDHFTPRPLSYFRTMVDALGAEDPDRIQLWLARHEGDLVAATIAIRVGTHAWYSYGASSTEKREVRGSNAVQWAMIRHALAAGAAVYDLRGITETLDADDPHVGLIQFKVGTGGQAVEHAGEWDLPLNRAIYKAFQLYLARRG, encoded by the coding sequence GTGACGACCCGCCTGACGCTCCGCCCGATCTCCGCGCAGGAGCACCGCGACTTCATCGCCGGCCAGTCGTCCGCCAGCTTCCTCCAGACACCCGCGTGGGCGTCGGTGAAGGCGGAGTGGCGCTCGGAGTCGGTCGGCTGGCACGACGGCGACACGCTGGTCGGCGTCGGCCTCGTGCTCTACCGCCAGCTGCCGAAGGTGAAGCGCTACCTCGCCTACCTCCCCGAGGGCCCGGTCATCGACTGGGCCGACGACGACCTCGCCGCCTGGCTGGCCCCGCTGGTGTCGCACCTGAAGGCCAACGGCGCCTTCGCGGTGCGGATGGGTCCGCCCGTGGTGACCCGCCGCTGGTCGGCCGAGCAGGTCAAGGCCGGCATCGCCGACCCGGCCGTACGCCGCCTCGGCGACGTCCCGCCGCTCGAGCGCTGCCAGCAGGGTGCCCGGGTGGTCGCCCAGCTGCACGAGCTCGGGTGGCAGCAGCAGGGCACCGAGGGCGGCTTCGCGGCCGGCCAGCCGCAGTTCAACTTCCAGGTCCCGCTGGTCGGTGACGACGGCGCGCCGCGCACCGAGGCGGACGTGCTCGCCGGGATGAACCAGCTGTGGCGGCGCAACATCAAGAAGGCCGACAAGTCGGGGGTCGAGGTGCGTCGTGGCGGTCCCGAGGACCTCGAGGCGTTCCACGCCCTCTACGCCCACACCGCCGAGCGCGACCACTTCACCCCGCGCCCGCTGTCCTACTTCCGCACGATGGTCGACGCGCTCGGCGCCGAGGACCCCGACCGGATCCAGCTCTGGCTGGCCCGCCACGAGGGCGACCTCGTGGCGGCCACCATCGCGATCCGCGTCGGCACGCACGCTTGGTACTCCTACGGCGCCTCCTCGACCGAGAAGCGCGAGGTCCGCGGCTCCAACGCCGTGCAGTGGGCCATGATCCGCCACGCCCTCGCGGCGGGGGCCGCCGTCTACGACCTGCGCGGCATCACCGAGACCCTCGACGCCGACGACCCGCACGTCGGGCTGATCCAGTTCAAGGTCGGCACCGGCGGCCAGGCGGTCGAGCACGCCGGCGAGTGGGACCTGCCGCTCAACCGGGCGATCTACAAGGCGTTCCAGCTCTACCTGGCCCGGAGGGGGTGA